The Apium graveolens cultivar Ventura chromosome 3, ASM990537v1, whole genome shotgun sequence sequence TTGTCCTTGGCCAAACAAACTGTTCTATTCTCAAGGTCTCTCAGATTCTAAGGGAACTTGTTAGAGAATGGCCTGGTCAATCTTATGATTTACTATCCAGAAACTGCAATCACTTCTGTGATGAGTTTTGTCTGAGGCTTGGAGTGCCCAAACCTCCTGGTATGTGTTCACCCTCTTCCTAGTTAGATTACGGCTACACTTAAGTAGAAAACAAATGTAAAACTATTGTCCTTCATTTGCCCATTTATGCTTATCAAATTTGTAGTGGGATAAAAGAATGGTTCTTTTAAATGCACTGTTAAAGTATGACCGCCTTTGCGCCTATATAAATGCTGACATACTCAGGGTACGTGTTTATTTTTCATGAAATTGTCTTTAGACTGGTACCTAAACGTCCTCTGGAACTAAAATtgttaaattatttttataatttcattGTTATATGAACTTTATAACTGTAATGATTTGGTTACAGGTTCAACTTGTAGCTCAGGAGTAGGAGAGATTTTGAAATTGGTACATAGGAACTCTTTACCCACATATATTGTTTCCCTTACTCTAAGTGTGTGCGCACTTTTTCTATGTGCTTGTTCTAGCGTCTAGATAACTTTGAGTCTTTGAGCAATTTTATCTTAGAAGCATATGCAGTACGGAAATGGATTTCAGACTCTTGCCTCAAcaaatttaataaattttctaCTTTCCTTGATATGCGGAACCTTACTAGGAGAAAGAGAAAGACTCAGCTTAATAAAGGCAATTCACTTTGTCTACAACATCCTAATTAGCTTTGATTTCAGGCTGGGTGAACAGATTTGCCAATGCTGGCGATACTGCTGTAGAGATAGCTGGAAACACTGCTTTCCGGGTAAGAGTGCTTCTCTAGAAATATCCAGTTACATCAGTCTAAACGGATTCTGGTCGCTGAAATTTTCATTTGTTAAACACAAGTCTAGCGCTCCCTCTTTGTGAATATTACAGTTACAGTTTTAAAACACAAATTTTTTTCTAAGCAAATGTTGGTTTCTTGTTTGTAGCCTCTCCTGCAATTACTGATATATAAGTAGTATATGAATATAGTTGAAGCACAGACACACAAAAATATACACAATGGACAAATATTCAACCATCTGGGTAGTTAGTTAACCTCGAAAGAAATTTTCACATTGGTTCCTCTACTTATTGGTCCTTCGTTGTACTCTTTTTTCTCTGCACCCTTGAAAGGAATATGCATATGGTGTATATATGTTGTAATTGTCTGGTTGCTTGAAATACTAACCTGAAACACATCCTTCACACTGGTCCTCTTCTCTTTTTCAGTCCCTGTACCTTTCCCTTTTTTCTGATTAATTGTTTTCACTCTGTAATTCTTTCTTTCCTATTTAGTTGAAAGTTCCTTTTTAGTTCACTGTTCTATTATAAGCTAATACTCTTACTCTCGTGCCGTCCAAAAGTTGAGGCAGGCAAAGACTGAGATTGTAACAGCAGGCAAAGTGGCATATCGGTTTCTTCTGGGTGTTGATTCGAATTCAGCTGCTTCTACAGAATCTGCCAACAGAGCCTGTCCTCCCCGATTTCAGACTGATTGGTTTAAAAACCTTGTGTCTGCTGGTCCTAAACTATCCGGTAATTCGGAGGTGGAAGTTGGGAACGGGGATGCTCTTCTGCAACAAAGACCGACAAAGACAGTGTAATGCAGAGACACCTATATGGCAATACACTATCTGTAGGGTGTCCACAATAGGATGTTTTATGTGTACTAGCAACAAGTTGTATGGAGATTGGAGGGTATTCCATCTGATAGGATCTGTTGTTTGTGTACTTACATAGATGGATTTATAGGCGTTGGGTAAATTTTCATGTATGAATCTTTGTAAAATGTCTCTTTGTTTCACTTGAAACTTACATGTGCATCCTTATATGCTAGTTCATATTCGTACATGTGCGTCCTTATTGCAACTTGGGAGGTAGCTGTTCATGTCCATTCAAATGTTTTCTGAACTGGAATCATGAAGATTTGATTGTTGTAAACCTCTTTTCTAAAGCACACAGATCTTCATGATTTCGCAGTTAGTTAGCCTGAGTTTCACCTCCCTCCAACCATTTCCATAAGCAGCCCTCTTTGAGTCTTGAATTACTTTGCATTTCATGGCACTGTCTAAGCTTCTGACTGGTTTAGGTGGAAAGCCTCTGCTTTGCCTTGTGGATGCACCATATAAAAGGTTTTCTGCATTTAGTTTTAATGTGCTCTCCAGTTGGCATTGATGCAAAAGGTTTGTGAATTGCTTTGCATTTGGTGGCCATGGTATAAGCTTCTGATTGGAAACCCTCTGCTTTGCCTTGTGGATGCACCATACAAAAGGTTCTCCGGACTTGGATTTAATGTACTCTGCAGCTGGCACCGATGCACAAGGTTCATAAATGTGATTTAATGTGGTTTTGTAAAATTATTTGAGTGCCTGTATATTGAACGAGGAGAATGTGTATGGGAGGTTGAATTGGAGGAGAACAGACAATGTGTA is a genomic window containing:
- the LOC141713007 gene encoding uncharacterized protein LOC141713007; the protein is MTTTQVKLHIYDVTNSDSDKTNNTILQINKFFKDGIGLGGIFHSAVQIHGDDEWSFGYCEEGTGVFKCPSAKNPLYTYRDCIVLGQTNCSILKVSQILRELVREWPGQSYDLLSRNCNHFCDEFCLRLGVPKPPGWVNRFANAGDTAVEIAGNTAFRLRQAKTEIVTAGKVAYRFLLGVDSNSAASTESANRACPPRFQTDWFKNLVSAGPKLSGNSEVEVGNGDALLQQRPTKTV